In Acidimicrobiales bacterium, the sequence ACGGTTCTCGCCGACCCATGGAGAGAGACCGGAGCCTCGGGCGGCCCAATGCGACCCTTTCCGCCCGGGGACAAGAGGCGTATTCTGCAGTCATCGGAAGAAGTGCCGCAGGTGGCCCATAGGCGCCACTGGTAGGGGGGGCGATTCGCATGAGCGACACCGCACAGGGTGTCGATTGGTGGTTGGCGTGGGACGGGAAGTGGTACCCGCCTGAGAGTCGACCGGTCTCGCCCGCCCCCTCCGCGCAGACGACGCCGAACGGCGACCGGGCCGCGCCCTCGGGTTCCGCCACCGAGAACCGCGGGGTGCAGACCAAGACCAAGGCCAAGGTGCGGACGCCGCACCGCCGGTCCAGGCCCCAGGCCACCCCAGCGGCCACCGTCACCCCCCTCATGCAGGCGGCGGTGGCTCGATGGGGCCGCGAGTCGGCCAGCCCCTTCCTCCTCGGGGAGGACCGGGTCGTCGTGCGGCTGAGCGGCGCAGCCGTCGCCGGCTACGTCCGTCGGGGTCGCTGGGCCGTGCTGGCCACGGACGTGGCCGCCCCTCCCTGGGCGAGGGAACGGGTCCTCGACGAGCTGCTCGTTCGCTTGAAGCAGGACCGCATGCGCCCGGTGTTCACCTGCGTCGCCGAAGCCGAGCCCTACGAGAGCCGAGGCATGTACGCCATGCCCATCGCCGAGGACGCCGTGATCGACCTGACCAGCTTCTCGCTGAAGGGCAAGCGCATGGCCAACATCCGCCACAGCGTGAGCGCCGCCAAGCGGGCCGGTCTCACGGTCGCGCCGTGGTCGCCTGAGCTGGCCGAGGGGGTGGCGGA encodes:
- a CDS encoding DUF2156 domain-containing protein — translated: MSDTAQGVDWWLAWDGKWYPPESRPVSPAPSAQTTPNGDRAAPSGSATENRGVQTKTKAKVRTPHRRSRPQATPAATVTPLMQAAVARWGRESASPFLLGEDRVVVRLSGAAVAGYVRRGRWAVLATDVAAPPWARERVLDELLVRLKQDRMRPVFTCVAEAEPYESRGMYAMPIAEDAVIDLTSFSLKGKRMANIRHSVSAAKRAGLTVAPWSPELAEGVAEVSKAWLGTKHGGEMGFTLGRFDPEEISSTDCRVAVNSSGKAVGFVTWHHHDGGRGRVLDIMRRSPDAPNPTIDLLIAESLLGFAEAGLREGSLACVPLSRGKMAERLYPTASLRRYKDKFNPAWEPRWLVVPTRRQLPGGLAAVARSYVPGGLRQVLRGSH